From Deinococcus aquaticus, one genomic window encodes:
- a CDS encoding CAP domain-containing protein produces MLPQPLRGAGVALLILTLSACGGTGSPSSPAAPTDTAGTISDTLAPQGVASPVTLTLGQPQQLTVTVGGRAPTAGQLVWTTSNAAVATVTQTGLVTPVGSGNATVRAALTSNAAAFIDFPLTVSGAITAPSPSPTPAPAPATGFAQQVLDLVNAARTQARTCGATPYAAAPALTLNAQLGQAAQGHAADMAAQNYFSHTSKDGRTAAQRIAAAGYAYRTWGENIAAGQATAAQVVAGWLTSEGHCKNIMNPAFKELGVGYAYTSTSTYKHYWVQDFGAR; encoded by the coding sequence ATGCTTCCACAACCCCTGCGCGGCGCTGGTGTCGCCCTGCTGATCCTGACCCTCAGCGCCTGCGGCGGCACCGGCAGTCCCAGCAGCCCCGCCGCGCCGACCGACACGGCCGGCACCATCAGCGATACGCTCGCCCCGCAGGGCGTCGCCAGTCCCGTCACGCTCACGCTGGGGCAGCCACAGCAACTGACCGTCACGGTCGGCGGCCGCGCCCCCACGGCCGGCCAGCTCGTGTGGACCACCAGCAACGCGGCAGTCGCCACCGTCACGCAGACCGGACTGGTCACGCCCGTGGGCAGCGGGAACGCCACCGTCCGCGCCGCCCTGACCAGCAACGCGGCGGCCTTCATCGACTTCCCGCTGACCGTCAGCGGCGCCATCACCGCGCCCAGCCCGTCCCCGACACCGGCCCCCGCGCCCGCCACGGGATTCGCGCAGCAGGTCCTGGACCTCGTGAACGCCGCCCGCACCCAGGCACGCACCTGCGGCGCGACGCCATACGCCGCCGCGCCCGCCCTGACCCTGAACGCCCAACTTGGGCAGGCCGCGCAGGGGCACGCCGCCGACATGGCCGCCCAGAACTACTTCAGCCACACCAGCAAGGACGGCCGCACCGCCGCGCAGCGCATCGCCGCCGCCGGGTACGCCTACCGCACCTGGGGCGAAAACATCGCCGCCGGGCAGGCCACCGCCGCGCAGGTCGTCGCCGGCTGGCTGACCAGCGAGGGCCACTGCAAGAACATCATGAATCCCGCGTTCAAGGAACTCGGCGTCGGGTACGCCTACACGAGCACCAGCACCTACAAGCACTACTGGGTGCAGGACTTCGGCGCGCGCTGA
- a CDS encoding DUF2268 domain-containing putative Zn-dependent protease (predicted Zn-dependent protease with a strongly conserved HExxH motif): MRRVLEATLQRHTAQLGLTGVDVALRVLPWGLPETGIHGFAPTGSYVELTVSPDNPEFLPGWRTELPATLAHELHHARRWRGPGYGRTLLEVLVTEGLAQHHERTERAGQAPPYAQARIDRAALWQRARPLLQTSDFGFEAWFYGSGAHGLPRWAGYTLGFELVGHALKRLGGTAQDHVDTPAAPILNAAGDAFP, encoded by the coding sequence ATGAGGCGTGTGCTGGAGGCGACCCTGCAACGCCACACCGCTCAGCTGGGTCTGACCGGCGTGGACGTGGCCCTGCGGGTGCTGCCCTGGGGGCTGCCGGAAACCGGGATTCACGGATTCGCCCCCACCGGGTCATATGTGGAACTGACGGTCAGTCCCGATAACCCGGAGTTTCTGCCCGGCTGGCGCACCGAACTGCCCGCCACGCTGGCCCACGAACTCCACCACGCCCGCCGCTGGCGCGGTCCCGGTTACGGCCGCACCCTGCTGGAAGTGCTGGTCACCGAGGGCCTCGCCCAGCACCACGAACGGACCGAGCGGGCCGGGCAGGCACCCCCTTACGCGCAGGCCCGTATCGACCGGGCCGCCCTGTGGCAGAGGGCGCGGCCGCTGCTCCAGACCAGCGACTTCGGGTTCGAGGCGTGGTTCTACGGGTCCGGGGCACACGGCCTGCCCCGCTGGGCCGGGTACACCCTGGGATTCGAGCTGGTCGGCCACGCCCTGAAACGCCTTGGGGGGACCGCTCAGGATCACGTTGACACGCCTGCTGCGCCCATTCTGAACGCAGCGGGCGACGCCTTCCCTTAG
- a CDS encoding ATP-binding protein: MTVTTKARTLGELLQTAEYAGRAPFDGRIRLVQDEVRENLTRKLRSGEELFPGVVGYDDTVIPQLVNALLARQNFILLGLRGQAKSRILRAITGLLDEEVPVIAGVDMPDDVLNPVGAEGRHLLEAHGMDLPIRWLPRADRYVEKLATPDVTVADLVGDVDPIKAARLGTSLGDVRSMHFGLLPRANRGIFAVNELADLSPKVQVALFNILQEGDVQIKGYPVRLELDVMLVFSANPEDYTARGKIVTPLKDRIGSEIRTHYPTDVRLGMDITAQEAARAEGVIVPPFIAELIEEIAFQAREDGRVDKLSGVSQRLPISLMEVAAANAERRSLVAGDAPVVRVSDVYAGLPAITGKMELEYEGELKGADQVARDVIRKAAGATYARNYGSANTRDLEKWFEAGNVFRFPQGGDSAAALKAAGEVPGLSDLAAEVAASSDDAVRVSAAEFILEGLYGRKKLSRAEELYAAPEAETRQQRGGRWN; encoded by the coding sequence ATGACGGTGACGACGAAGGCGAGAACGTTGGGTGAATTGCTTCAGACGGCAGAGTACGCCGGGCGCGCGCCGTTCGACGGCCGCATTCGGCTGGTGCAGGACGAGGTGCGGGAGAACCTGACCCGCAAGTTGCGCAGCGGCGAGGAACTGTTCCCCGGTGTGGTCGGGTACGACGACACGGTGATTCCGCAACTGGTGAACGCGCTGCTGGCGCGGCAGAACTTCATTCTGCTGGGCCTGCGCGGTCAGGCGAAGAGCCGGATTCTGCGGGCCATCACGGGCCTGCTGGACGAGGAAGTGCCGGTCATTGCGGGCGTGGACATGCCGGACGACGTGCTGAACCCGGTGGGCGCGGAGGGCCGTCACCTGCTGGAGGCGCATGGGATGGACCTGCCGATCCGCTGGCTCCCACGCGCCGACCGGTACGTGGAGAAACTGGCGACGCCGGACGTGACGGTCGCGGACCTCGTGGGCGACGTGGACCCCATCAAGGCGGCGCGTCTGGGCACCAGCCTGGGCGACGTGAGAAGCATGCACTTCGGGCTGCTGCCGCGCGCTAACCGGGGGATCTTCGCGGTGAACGAACTGGCGGACCTGTCCCCGAAGGTGCAGGTGGCGCTGTTCAACATCCTTCAGGAGGGGGACGTGCAGATCAAGGGCTACCCCGTCCGGCTGGAACTGGACGTGATGCTGGTCTTCAGCGCGAACCCCGAGGATTACACGGCGCGCGGGAAGATCGTCACGCCGCTCAAGGACCGCATCGGCAGCGAGATCCGCACGCACTACCCGACCGACGTGCGCCTGGGCATGGACATCACGGCGCAGGAGGCCGCGCGGGCCGAGGGTGTGATCGTGCCGCCGTTCATCGCGGAACTGATCGAGGAGATCGCGTTCCAGGCGCGCGAGGACGGCCGCGTGGACAAACTGAGCGGCGTGTCGCAGCGTCTGCCGATCTCGCTGATGGAGGTCGCCGCCGCGAACGCCGAACGCCGCAGCCTCGTGGCCGGGGACGCCCCGGTCGTGCGCGTCAGTGACGTGTACGCGGGCCTGCCGGCCATCACGGGCAAGATGGAACTGGAGTACGAGGGTGAACTCAAGGGCGCCGATCAGGTCGCCCGGGACGTGATCCGCAAGGCGGCCGGGGCCACGTACGCCCGCAACTACGGCAGCGCGAACACCCGCGACCTAGAGAAATGGTTCGAGGCTGGGAATGTGTTCCGCTTCCCGCAGGGTGGGGACAGCGCCGCCGCGCTGAAAGCCGCCGGGGAAGTGCCAGGCCTGAGTGATCTGGCCGCCGAGGTCGCCGCGAGCAGCGACGACGCCGTGCGCGTCAGTGCCGCCGAGTTCATCCTGGAAGGCCTGTACGGCCGCAAGAAACTCTCGCGCGCCGAGGAACTGTATGCCGCGCCGGAAGCCGAAACGCGCCAGCAGCGCGGCGGCCGCTGGAACTGA
- the msrB gene encoding peptide-methionine (R)-S-oxide reductase MsrB yields MTDKPFVKPSDAELRERLSPVQYSVTQHEGTERAFTGEYWDHTGEGIYVDVVSGEPLFSSLDKYDAGCGWPSFTQPIPSVTLTENTDYRIGYARTEVRSVAADSHLGHVFPDGPQDRGGLRYCINSAAMRFVPLAELEAQGYGEYRQLFG; encoded by the coding sequence ATGACTGACAAGCCGTTCGTGAAACCGTCGGATGCCGAGCTGCGCGAGCGGCTCTCGCCCGTGCAGTACAGCGTGACCCAGCACGAGGGCACCGAGCGGGCCTTTACCGGCGAGTACTGGGATCACACCGGGGAAGGCATCTACGTGGACGTGGTGAGCGGCGAGCCGCTGTTCTCCAGCCTCGACAAGTACGACGCCGGGTGCGGGTGGCCCAGCTTCACGCAGCCCATTCCCAGCGTGACCCTGACCGAGAACACGGATTACAGGATCGGGTACGCCCGCACCGAGGTCCGTTCGGTCGCGGCGGACTCGCACCTGGGGCACGTGTTCCCGGACGGCCCGCAGGACCGGGGCGGGCTGCGCTACTGCATCAACTCGGCCGCCATGCGCTTCGTGCCGCTCGCGGAGCTGGAAGCGCAGGGGTACGGCGAGTACCGGCAACTGTTCGGGTAA